From Gammaproteobacteria bacterium:
AGGTAATAGCCACTATACGACACCCGCGAAAAACCCTAATTTTACCACTTCTTCTGACTCCTTATATATAGCGGAGCCATTTCATATATAGCGGAGCCATTTCCGCCAAACCAACAACGGGTGGATTCACGACCGGGACGCCGGACCGATCCATCCATGTATGTCGCCCTGCGGGCGGCCTTCGGCCGTGCCAGTTTGCGCCCGGCAAACTGGTCGAACCAGTGGCTCGAATCCTAACCTCCCTGCGCCATCTTTCCTGTACGGGCTATAGCCCGTACAGGAAAGATGGTGGAGGGGGGTGGATTCGAACCACCGAAGGCAGTGCCAACAGATTTACAGTCTGTCCCCTTTGGCCACTCGGGAACCCCTCCGACAAGGTGCGTATTCTCTACACGCCCCTCGGGCATGTCAATAGCGATGAATCGTAATTCATCTAATTTAATCAATAGCTTAGTTACTTTGCTGCACGTCTTTCATTAACTTCCTTGATCACTTCCTCGGCAACATTCTTCGGGCACGGCATGTAGTGTTCGAACTCCATCGAAAACTGACCGCGACCCGAGGTCATGGTGCGCAAATCGCCGATATAACCGAACATATCGGATAACGGTACATTTGCCTTGACGCGCACACCTGTTGGAGTCGGTTCTTGCGACTTGATCATGCCGCGGCGGCGATTCAGATCACCGATTACGTCACCGACATGATCTTCGGGTACATATACGTCAACCTTCATGATCGGCTCCATCAATTGTGGCGAAGCCTTCGGAATGGTCTGGCGATAGGCCGACCGGGCCGCAATTTCAAACGCCACCGCGGAAGAATCGACCGCGTGAAAGGCGCCATCGAACAAGGTGATCTTGACATCGAGCAGCGGGAAGCCTGCGAGTACGCCTTCGTTCATGCAATTGGCGAAGCCTTTCTCGATAGCCGGCCAGAATTCGCGCGGCACGTTACCGCCGGTTACCGTCGATTCGAACTGGAAGCCGCTGCCGGTTTCACCCGGCTCAACGATATAATCGATCTTGCCGAACTGGCCTGAACCACCGGTTTGTTTCTTGTGGGTATAGCTGTCTTCGACACGCTGCGTAATGGTTTCGCGGTAGGCAACCTGCGGCTTACCGACCTCGACGTCAACCATGTGAGTACGGCGCAGAATATCAACCTTGATATCGAGATGCAGCTCGCCCATACCCTTGATAATGGTTTCACCGCTTTCTTCGTCGGTTTCGACATAAAAGGACGGATCTTCCTTAACCATTTTACCGATCGCGATACTCATTTTTTCCGAAGCTGCCTGGTCCTTGGGTTTGACCGCAATCGAAATAACCGGGTCCGGGAACACCATCGGCTCGAGGGTAGCCGGATTCTTGACATCCGCGAGCGTGTGTCCCGTCTGTACATTTTTCAAACCCACTAGCGCGACTATGTCGCCGGCTTCCGCGGCATTTAGTTCGATACGATCATCGGCATGCATCTCGACGATGCGACCGATACGCTCGGTTTTTCCGGTATAGGTGTTTACCACGGTATCACCCTTGGCAAGCTTGCCTGAATAAATCCGGGTAAAGGTGAGCGCACCGAAACGGTCATCCATAATCTTGAATGCCAGGGCACGCAAAGGTTTGGTGGGATCCACCGTCGCAAAGTCACCGGTTTCGTTACCTTCCAGGTCGATTTCCGGTTGCGGTTTGACTTCTGTCGGGTTCGGCAAGTAGTCGACGACCGCGTCCAGCACCACCTGGATGCCCTTGTTTTTGAAAGCTGATCCGCAGTAGGTCGGGAAAAAATCGAGCGCGATGGTACCCTTGCGGATACATCCCTTGATCGCGTCTAGCTCGGGCTCCTCGCCTTCGAGGTACATTTCAAGCAAATCATCGTCCTGCTCAAGTGCAAGCTCGATCAGTTTTTCCCGATATTCCTCGATCTGATCTGCCATCTCGGCCGGTGGTTCCTCGATCCTGAAATTGGTGGGATCACCGGAATCATCCCAGACCCATGCCTTGCGAGTTAACAAATCGACCACACCGGTGAAATTTTCCTCGGTACCGATTGGCAGGGTCATTACGAGGGGGTTAGCCCCGAGCACATCCTTGATCTGCTTAACGACGCGGTAAAAGTCCGCACCCAGGCGATCCAGCTTGTTGACGAAAATGATGCGCGCAACTTCGGAATCGTTGGCATAGCGCCAGTTGGTTTCCGATTGCGGTTCAACCCCGCCCGAGCCGCAGAAAACACCGACACCCCCATCAAGTACCTTGAGGGAGCGATACACCTCGATCGTAAAGTCAACGTGTCCCGGCGTGTCAATGATGTTGAGGCGATGTTTGTTCCATTCACAACTGGTTGCCGCGGACTGAATCGTGATACCACGCTCCTGCTCCTGGTCCATGAAGTCTGTCGTAGCCGCACCATCGTGAACCTCACCGATCTTGTGAATCTTGCCGGTCAGTTTCAAAATGCGCTCGGTGGTCGTGGTTTTACCAGCGTCGACATGTGCAAAAATGCCGATATTCCGATAACTATTCAGGTCTGCCATGATGGTATCCAGTTAAAAAAATAAAAATTCGTCCGCACCGGGCTTTCTTACCCGGCTATTCCAACAAAAAAACACCCCGTCTTTATCTCATCTAAAGACGCTAAATCAACTGTAAATTATTGATTTACAAAGAAAAAATTTGGTGCCCGAAATCTGACGGCGCATATTCTAACATATCGTCGCGAAACTGATAGTGCTGGAGAGGATTTATAGTCGATAAATATCTAATAGTTCGGTTTGAGCCGAAATCATCGATGTCTGAACTCGGGGCTGCGTTTTTCCACGAAGGCAGCCATACCCTCTTTCTGATCGTCCAGTGCAAAGGTCGACTTGAACATTCTGCGCTCGGTTTTTATACCCTGCGTAAGCGGGGTTTCGTGCGCCAGATCGACCGCCTCCCTGGCCATAGATACGACCGGACGCGAGAAGCTGGCGATCGTCGCTGCTGCCCGCAGGGCCACGTCGAGATAAGCATCCACGGTTTCGACCCTTGCGACCAGCCCACTACGCTCGGCCTCGGCAGCATCCATCATGCGGCCGGTCAGGCACATATCCATGGCTTTCGATTTGCCGACCAGGTGAGTCAATCGCTGCGAACCGCCAAAACCCGGAATGGTGCCAATGGTGATTTCAGGTTGACCGAACCTGGCATTATCGGCGGCAATGATAAAATCGCACATCATCGCCAGCTCGCAGCCACCACCCAGGGCATAACCCGCAACCGCGGCAATAATGGGCTTGCTGCAACCGGCAATACTGTCGCACTGGCGCGTAAGACCGCCGTGTTCAAGCATGTATTGATAGGTTGCGTCTTTCATTTCAGTGATATCGGCCCCGGCTGCAAATGCCTTTTCATTTCCAGTGAGTACGATCACCGCCACCGAATCGTCAGTCTCAAGATCCTGCAGGGTTTGCGCGAGCTCATCCATCAACCCCATGCACAGGGCGTTCAGGACCTCGGGACGATTCAGCCTGACCACGGTCACGGCATCGTGTGTTTCCAATTCCAGGTATTGTAAGTTGCTCATGGTTCGATCCCCTCGAACTGTTTGATGATTTCCCGCTCGACAGGCGGAATCGGTGTACTGTGATTTTCACGATAATTAAACCAGACGCATGCGGCCTTCGCGGTTGAACAGGGTTCGTCTTCCCCCGGTGCAAATATCGCCGCTTCGAAATCGAAGCTGCTGTTGCCGAGTCGACTGATGCGTGAGCCCACTTCCAGCGCACAGGGATGATGGATCTGGCGCAGAAAAGCAACCTGAATATCGGCGATGATCAGGCTATTGTGCACGTCAGGACCGGCGCTCATATCCAGTAGTCGATGAAAATAATCGAGACGACCGGATTCGTAATAGCGCACGAACTGCACGTTATTGACGTGACCGAACATGTCACAGTCACCCCAACGCGTCGGCGTCGACGTAAAAAACCGAAATCCGTCGCGTGCATAATCCCACAGCCGGGTTTGACTGGATACCGCCATCGTATGTTTAAGAAATCCCCGAATTCAGGTTCGGCTAAAAATTATCCGCTGCTATCGCCATGACGCTGTCCGAGCCAGCCTTGACCATCACCGCCTGTGCCTCGCTGCGCGGCAGGATATGTTCGGCAAAAAACAGCGCCGTCTTGATCTTGTGGGAATAAAAATGATCACTGCTGCCGGCGTCGATATGCCCTTGCGCAACAATTGCCGCGCGTCCCAGTAACCAGGCGCAAACCAGATTACCTGACAGCATCATGTAATCCACTCCGACCGCGCTGCCCAGCTCCGGATCGCCCGGCGCATTCTGCAAGTAGAAGCCGGTTGCCTCTTCCAGTGCAGTAAGGGCTGTCGAGAAACGCGTTGCAAGCGCGCCGATATCTCCGTTCGCAGCCTGCAGTTGCTGACTGAAAGCCTTTAATTCTCCGATCAGCTCAGCCATTGCCTGACCCTTGTCACGCAGCAGTTTTCGACCCATCAAGTCCAGTGCCTGGATTCCGGTTGTGCCTTCGTAAATAGTCAGAATCCTGGCGTCACGCATGTACTGGGCCGCGCCGGTTTCCTCGACATATCCCATGCCACCATGCACCTGTACACCCAGGTAGGTTGCTTCCTGCGCCATCTCGGTGCACCAGCCCTTGACGATTGGAATAAT
This genomic window contains:
- the fusA gene encoding elongation factor G, with the protein product MADLNSYRNIGIFAHVDAGKTTTTERILKLTGKIHKIGEVHDGAATTDFMDQEQERGITIQSAATSCEWNKHRLNIIDTPGHVDFTIEVYRSLKVLDGGVGVFCGSGGVEPQSETNWRYANDSEVARIIFVNKLDRLGADFYRVVKQIKDVLGANPLVMTLPIGTEENFTGVVDLLTRKAWVWDDSGDPTNFRIEEPPAEMADQIEEYREKLIELALEQDDDLLEMYLEGEEPELDAIKGCIRKGTIALDFFPTYCGSAFKNKGIQVVLDAVVDYLPNPTEVKPQPEIDLEGNETGDFATVDPTKPLRALAFKIMDDRFGALTFTRIYSGKLAKGDTVVNTYTGKTERIGRIVEMHADDRIELNAAEAGDIVALVGLKNVQTGHTLADVKNPATLEPMVFPDPVISIAVKPKDQAASEKMSIAIGKMVKEDPSFYVETDEESGETIIKGMGELHLDIKVDILRRTHMVDVEVGKPQVAYRETITQRVEDSYTHKKQTGGSGQFGKIDYIVEPGETGSGFQFESTVTGGNVPREFWPAIEKGFANCMNEGVLAGFPLLDVKITLFDGAFHAVDSSAVAFEIAARSAYRQTIPKASPQLMEPIMKVDVYVPEDHVGDVIGDLNRRRGMIKSQEPTPTGVRVKANVPLSDMFGYIGDLRTMTSGRGQFSMEFEHYMPCPKNVAEEVIKEVNERRAAK
- a CDS encoding enoyl-CoA hydratase-related protein → MSNLQYLELETHDAVTVVRLNRPEVLNALCMGLMDELAQTLQDLETDDSVAVIVLTGNEKAFAAGADITEMKDATYQYMLEHGGLTRQCDSIAGCSKPIIAAVAGYALGGGCELAMMCDFIIAADNARFGQPEITIGTIPGFGGSQRLTHLVGKSKAMDMCLTGRMMDAAEAERSGLVARVETVDAYLDVALRAAATIASFSRPVVSMAREAVDLAHETPLTQGIKTERRMFKSTFALDDQKEGMAAFVEKRSPEFRHR
- a CDS encoding acyl-CoA thioesterase, with amino-acid sequence MAVSSQTRLWDYARDGFRFFTSTPTRWGDCDMFGHVNNVQFVRYYESGRLDYFHRLLDMSAGPDVHNSLIIADIQVAFLRQIHHPCALEVGSRISRLGNSSFDFEAAIFAPGEDEPCSTAKAACVWFNYRENHSTPIPPVEREIIKQFEGIEP